The nucleotide sequence AAAAAGCGGCACATTTCAATAAAAAATTCAGTTTATGTTTCTTCGGCGGATACTTGAAACGATTGTAGAAGATCTTCGGCAGTATCTCTTGTTAGTTTTTTTGTGTCTTATTTCCCTTGCGCTTTTTTCAAATCGTGAATCTGCCTCGCTTCGATATATCCGAACTGGTGGGTTAGAAGCTTTTGGTTTTCTCGAATCTTCATTTTCTTACTTTTCAAACTACTTTAATCTTTACTCTCAAAATTTAGAGCTTCAAAATCGGAACTTGTCGCTTTCGGCTGAAGTAAATTTTTTAAGAAATGCGAAGTACGAAAATGAAACGCTAAAAAGGCTATTGGTTTACCGAGACTCCACCAATTTCTCCGTTCGCCTTGCGAGGGTTGTTGACCGAACCTTTTCTCCCGAAAAGAATTTTATTATGATCAATATTGGCAGTAATGATAGTATTTCGGTCGATATGCCGGTGGTCTGCGATAAAGGCCTCGTGGGAAGAATCGTGCTTGTTTCTCCAAATTTTTCACTTGTACAATTGGCCATCAATTCTGATTTCAAAATCGGGGTGATTTCGGAACTTTCGCGTACTGCAGGAATTATAACTTGGAAGGGCGGCGATATCGCAAAAGCATCGCTTGAATATGTTTCACTGAGCAGCAAACTTGCAAAAGGTGAACGCTTATTCACCACAGAATACAGCACTTTTGCTAATGCTCAAACTTTAGTGGGAACGGTCAGCAATGTTTGGGAAGAACAAGGGAAGAATTTTTTTCAAGTTGAACTTACTTATGCCGTTGACTTTACTGCGCTTGACTATGTGTTTGTTGAACAACGAACGCCTACATTAGAAAAGAAATCTGTAATTGGATCATATAAAATTTTTCAATCACAATAAGCATTTTCGTTTCACAATCATTGACAAATCCAATCGTTTTATATTCAATCGGCTTTCTTTTTTTTGCCCTCAGTCAAAAATTTCTTGTCGATAAGCTTGCCTTGGGCGGCGTTCGCCCGGATATCATTCTCATTTTGCTTGTTTTTTTTGCTCGCAATGAGGGGCAAAGTGCTGGAACTGTGGTTGGGTTTGTAGTTGGGTTAATGACCGATTTACTTTATGGAACTTTGGGTCTCTCTGCATTTACCAAAACCATTGCCGGTTTTGTAGCCGGATATTTCAGCAATAGTGAAAAAAGAACCAATGACTTAAACTTTGCGACCGCAGTATTTGTAACCACTTTTATCCATAATGTCATGTTTCAAGTGGTTGGAAATTTTTTAATGATGCCCTTTTGGAAAATGCTGCTTTTACAAGGTGTTTTAGGAGCCTTTTATACTTCAGTCATTTCCTATCTCCTATTCTCTTTTGTGCTTCGCAGGTATTCTTAAAAATTGAGGGTCACTTCAAACTTTTTATTTCACGACTGCTACTTTCAACTTTACTAATTTTGTATCTCCGTTGCTTAATGCCTTTGCTTGAAGCGTAGCAAAATAAACCCCATTTTGAATGCCATTAAGATTCCAAATTAATTCGTTGTCTATTCCGCCTCTCCCTTCTAGAGTATTTTCCCAAACTTTTTGACCGGTGAGCGAAAATACTTTTACCGTAATCGAAGCCGGCTCAGTAAGGTAACAACGAAACTTGGTTTCAGTGCTCGCAGGATTGGGATAATTGTAAACCTTTGACTCCGGCATAAATTCATTAAATGTAACAACCGGACGATTCACATTGGTTCTAAATGCCTGAAAATCATTGAAGTTATTGCCATAAAGCGTTTGCCAAGAAAAATTTGCGGTGCTTAAGGAAAGGTCTAAAAGCGAAAATTTCCCACCTTGATCAACAAGAGCAAGCCGAAGCTTGCCATTGGTCACGCCCGGGTAAATGGCAGGGGTTGAAACAGTACCGCCTGAAATGGATTGCGTTGTAAGAATTTTTCCTTCTCGGTTGATTATCAATAGTCTCCCTTCTTTTGTAAGAACAATAACTTCTTCATACCCATCGCCATTAACATCACAGGAAACGGGGCTTGTTGTTATTTCTTGTCCTTGCGGGAGTTCAACTGGAAAATTAGACATTGATGCATTGGCTTCCCCAAAAGCGTAGAGTTTATTAACCGCACCAAAAATCAATGCATAAGAATTTCGATTTTCTAGATTTGCGAGCGCAAATGGAGTAACCTTCCCTTCTGGTAAGTCGCTCAAAATTGTATGAACAGAGGAAACAAAATTTTGACCATCCTTGAACCGAGCTTTTACAATTCGCCTTGAATCTGTTTGAAAGAAACCAAATACATCTGTTGGAAATCCTTCGGTTGTTGGGTTTGAAGGGCGGAGAGTGCTCGCCGCTAAAACATAAGCCGCCTGTACGAAACTCTCTCCGTTCAAACTAAATTCAATGGATGAAAATCGGGCAGAGTCGGCCGAAAGATCAAAGAAATTTCCAGCTGCGATAACCGGCTTATTTGAAATTGTTCTTTCAGCGAATTGGGAGAAGTCTGTTCTCAAACTAATGATTCGCCCGTCGGAGAGTCCAATATAGTAACGGGTTGAAAGGGTTGAGGTGGAAATTGAAGGCGGAGAGGTAATTTTTGTCGGGGCTTTATAAGTTATCACCGATTGATTTTCCACATTGATTCGGAATAGCGTTGAATCCTTAACAGCCAATAAAGAATTTCCGTTTAGTGCCGGCTTGAGATTTGGATTCAACGAAAGTGTTGTGAATTGAGACACTTCTCCGCTTCGAATTCGCCATAATTTACCGGTTGATGAAAGCAAAAAATAGCTTTGGCTTGCCTGATGGAACAGTGGGGGTACATTTGTTTGAAACTGATCGGGAACTTGAACTTGAAAACCATCAACCGGCGAAAGCAGCTCATCCCCAAAATTCACTGTAGCAGTCATTTCAGAGCCGCTCGCTGATATCGATGAAATTGATATTCGTGTGTTTGCACCGCTATTGGCTGCAAGCCTTGGCTGGGAAGTAAAGTTCAACGCATTGGTGTAAACTCTTGAACTGTTTCCTTGAAAATACATATCATAAACCCATCCTCCTTGCGTGCCATTTCCTGCTGAGGTAATTCCATAATTCTCACCAATATCTGGTGAGCCATCCGCCTCAATGAGTCGCACACCTTTAATACGATTCGCGTTCACTCGTCCTGAATCAATCGCCGTATCAATGACACTTTCATCAATATGCCAAACAAGTAAACCGCCATTGAACCGCGGTTGATTTCGAGTTGAATCGGTTGGAAGGCTCCAATCATAATTTTTTACACCAACAACATTCCCGCGGAATCCGCCGGTATTTTCAAAACGAAAGTCGGTTTGATCAAATGGATAGAAAACTGTATCAACCACGCCATTTCGAAACCGAGTTAAACGAACTCCATCCAATTCTGCTCTTCTTTGGCGGTTTTCAAGCAAAAGATATTCTTTTGAGTTCATTGGGATTTTCCACACCACCGAATCCGGATTCTGATGGAGACCTTGAGCGGGAAGACGAATTGCAGTTGATTTTGTAATTACCCGTGGCGAGGCATAACCTAATCTTATCCGCTCCCAAGCTGAAGGCTCTGGAGGAAAAAGACCACTGAAACTGAAAAATGATTCTCCATCCATTAATCCAAATCGCCCGATACCACTTCTTCCGGTAACGGTGTTAAATAAATCAGGCAATCCCAAATATCCGCCAAAGCTTGCTGCGAGCAGACCGTTTGTTGAAAGTTGAATTAATGTTTTACCACCAATGACATCAATCTCTCGCGATTCCGTTGCAGGAATAACCGAGGTTGTATTGATTTTGAAAGCGCCTCCATCCACCGGAACACCTTGATATTGATTACCTAAATATCGCTTCAATGAGCGCTCATTAAAAGTGATTGAAGGTAAATCGCGCGGCGTGGGGTCAGTCCCGGTAAGTGAAACAATATCAATATCGCGCCCAACACCGCAATGAAAAATGATAAAGTGATCATATTGAGAAAAGTCAATCTCCGGGCTTTCTCGATCCACGATTTCCCACACTTCCTTTACCAATTCAGCGAGCGGTGTGAGATCTTCTGTTCGACGGCTGGGTGAATAATCGCCCATTCGTTTTGATACGGTATAAATTTTTTCGGGAATAAAACCCGAAATCGTAGTTTTTCCATCGCTCACCTTTGAATAGTAATTGTTCAAAAATTCAAGCTTGCGCTGAAAATACGCTCTATCGTGAGGAAGGGGATCAATGATTGTATCTTGATAAGCCGAAAGGAATGTGAGCCCACCAAATCTCCCCGTACCGCTTGTCGCTCGGTCATTATCCTCTAAAAATTGAACCATTACACCGAGCACTCTGAAGTTTCCGACTCCGCTCGTCGTTTTTTCCTTCGAAAAAGGCGAAATGGCATGACCGCTTGAGATTTTCTGCTGAAATGCCCTTGGCTGAGCAAATAGTTCATTTTGCGCGAAGAGAAATGAGAAGAGAAAGAGAAATAAGAAATTCACAAGGCGAATTTTCATTGATGACTATTCAAAGCGGTTGAAAAAGAATTTGTAATGATAGGTAAAGGGCGTAGGATTCTCAATACATCATTTCATCTCAATTCGTGTATTCAAATTCAATGGGCGTTTGTTAAAAAACAAAAAAGGGGCATTAGCCCCTTAGATTTAATGAGCATATCACTTAATAAGTTGCTCTTCAAGGTCTCGACCGCTGATTTCAACATCAACTCCGTTTAAATCGTCCTTATATAAATCCGGAAAGCCTTTGACTTTTTTCTTGATGTCTTCCCGAAGTTCTTTTCCGGATTTCGGCGCAATCAATAGCCCTACGGCAACACCCGCCGCAAAGGCTCCTAATCCCAACAGAAATTTACCACCACTGCTCATATTTTACTCCTTTACTTTTTTACTCACCTTGATGGGTAAGTTTTGCGTTAATTTTACAGGAAGAGAATGAATCTCATTGTATTTTTTATGAATTGAAACCAATTTCGTTTTTACAAAATTACCCTATTTAACGAAATTTTTTGTGTGAATTCTTAGGCTAATCATCACTTTTTTGCAATTGTTTATGTCATTTATGTTTTTAAATCGCAGCGTATCCGTTTGCTTAGGTATTCTTACCGTTATCCTTGGAATTTCATTTTGCTCAATTCCGGTGCAATCACAAATGATGAAAGGAAAGCCGCTCGTTACATCTGAATTACTTCTTTCTTCCAATGATTTCAGCAAGCCTCAGCGAATTGCCATTCACTTTAAAATTGAAGACGGATGGCATTTGTATTGGAAAAATCCCGGAGATGCGGGAATCCCAATTGAAGCCGATTGGAAGTTGCCGGAAGGATTTCAGGTTTCTCATTTTGAATTCCCTTCACCTCATAAATTTGTCGAAGCCGGAATAGTAGCCTATGGATATGAAAAGGAAGTTTTACTTTTTGCGACCCTTACTCCTCCCAATCCTTCAAAATCCTTAAATGAAATTTCCGTTTCCTTGTCTTGGCTTGTATGCAAAGAAAATTGCATCCCGGGCGATTCAACTCTTAATTTCATCCCGACTTCACTAACAGCCGAAACTTTGCGAAAAAACAAAGACTTGATTTCAAAATTTGAATCTTATCTCCCTCTGCCATTTTCGGAATCAGGATTGAATCTTGGGGAAGTCAATGCAATACCAAAAGATGGAAAACTCTTTGTGTCATTTGAACTTAAAGGTGATGCGGCTTATAAGGTTGAGGATTTTTTTCCTGAGTCGTTTGCAGATTTTACGCTCGATTATATCGGTATTAAGACAGAAAACGGGAAAATATCATTCGCACTTCGTCCCAATACTGAAACTTCAACGCTTACAAATCTTACGGGGTTAATTATCCTTCAAGGGAAAGGGTATGAATTTTCTTCGCGG is from Chloroherpetonaceae bacterium and encodes:
- the mreD gene encoding rod shape-determining protein MreD → MTNPIVLYSIGFLFFALSQKFLVDKLALGGVRPDIILILLVFFARNEGQSAGTVVGFVVGLMTDLLYGTLGLSAFTKTIAGFVAGYFSNSEKRTNDLNFATAVFVTTFIHNVMFQVVGNFLMMPFWKMLLLQGVLGAFYTSVISYLLFSFVLRRYS
- a CDS encoding YtxH domain-containing protein → MSSGGKFLLGLGAFAAGVAVGLLIAPKSGKELREDIKKKVKGFPDLYKDDLNGVDVEISGRDLEEQLIK
- the mreC gene encoding rod shape-determining protein MreC encodes the protein MFLRRILETIVEDLRQYLLLVFLCLISLALFSNRESASLRYIRTGGLEAFGFLESSFSYFSNYFNLYSQNLELQNRNLSLSAEVNFLRNAKYENETLKRLLVYRDSTNFSVRLARVVDRTFSPEKNFIMINIGSNDSISVDMPVVCDKGLVGRIVLVSPNFSLVQLAINSDFKIGVISELSRTAGIITWKGGDIAKASLEYVSLSSKLAKGERLFTTEYSTFANAQTLVGTVSNVWEEQGKNFFQVELTYAVDFTALDYVFVEQRTPTLEKKSVIGSYKIFQSQ
- a CDS encoding T9SS type A sorting domain-containing protein; this encodes MKIRLVNFLFLFLFSFLFAQNELFAQPRAFQQKISSGHAISPFSKEKTTSGVGNFRVLGVMVQFLEDNDRATSGTGRFGGLTFLSAYQDTIIDPLPHDRAYFQRKLEFLNNYYSKVSDGKTTISGFIPEKIYTVSKRMGDYSPSRRTEDLTPLAELVKEVWEIVDRESPEIDFSQYDHFIIFHCGVGRDIDIVSLTGTDPTPRDLPSITFNERSLKRYLGNQYQGVPVDGGAFKINTTSVIPATESREIDVIGGKTLIQLSTNGLLAASFGGYLGLPDLFNTVTGRSGIGRFGLMDGESFFSFSGLFPPEPSAWERIRLGYASPRVITKSTAIRLPAQGLHQNPDSVVWKIPMNSKEYLLLENRQRRAELDGVRLTRFRNGVVDTVFYPFDQTDFRFENTGGFRGNVVGVKNYDWSLPTDSTRNQPRFNGGLLVWHIDESVIDTAIDSGRVNANRIKGVRLIEADGSPDIGENYGITSAGNGTQGGWVYDMYFQGNSSRVYTNALNFTSQPRLAANSGANTRISISSISASGSEMTATVNFGDELLSPVDGFQVQVPDQFQTNVPPLFHQASQSYFLLSSTGKLWRIRSGEVSQFTTLSLNPNLKPALNGNSLLAVKDSTLFRINVENQSVITYKAPTKITSPPSISTSTLSTRYYIGLSDGRIISLRTDFSQFAERTISNKPVIAAGNFFDLSADSARFSSIEFSLNGESFVQAAYVLAASTLRPSNPTTEGFPTDVFGFFQTDSRRIVKARFKDGQNFVSSVHTILSDLPEGKVTPFALANLENRNSYALIFGAVNKLYAFGEANASMSNFPVELPQGQEITTSPVSCDVNGDGYEEVIVLTKEGRLLIINREGKILTTQSISGGTVSTPAIYPGVTNGKLRLALVDQGGKFSLLDLSLSTANFSWQTLYGNNFNDFQAFRTNVNRPVVTFNEFMPESKVYNYPNPASTETKFRCYLTEPASITVKVFSLTGQKVWENTLEGRGGIDNELIWNLNGIQNGVYFATLQAKALSNGDTKLVKLKVAVVK